The Chitinispirillales bacterium region TTCCGTAACGCTTCCCAATGGCGAGAGAGTCTCGGAAGTGAAGGTGGTAGTTTACGACAACATCGGCAACGTAGTGTTTGAGAGAAGTGAGCACGGCAACAGCGTTACATGGAACTTAACGAACAATGCGGGCAGAAATGTGGCCAACGGGAGTTACTTGGTGGTAGCCGAAGCGAAGAACGTTAAGGGAGTTGCGAAAATGTATTCTAAGAAGTTGGGTGTGAAGAGATAATTAAGCGGTTATCTTGATAGTTTATGATGAGCGGGATGTAGAAATACGTCCCGCTTTTGTTTTTCGGCGGATGGTATATTTGGCGGTGTAGTATTTATTAGTTTATTAAATCTGGTAGATAATAAATGGAAAAAGAAACGGAAATGTTGTTACAGGACTTGATTAAGCGGCAAGCAGAGGCAAGAGATCAGATTAAAGAAAACGCCAAAGGTTTTGCCGAGTTGAGGGAGCAACAAAAGAAAATCGCAGAAGAAAGCGAAAAACGTTCAAAGAAAATTGATGAGAAATTGGACAGACTTAACGAAATAGTGAACAGGGTTAACAATAATATCGGTTATCACGCAGAACAGTATTTTCAAACCGTATTTGAAAAGAAATTATCTTTTGGAAAAGAAACGTATTATTATATGCTCCCTAATTTGAAATATAGTAGAAAGGGGAAATCAGCGGAATTTGACATTGTTTTGGTTAACGGCGAATCAGTTGCGATTATTGAAGCGAAAAACAGAATACATCCGGATTTTATTAAAGAAATAGCGTTAAATAAAGTGTCACAGTTTCGTGAATACTTCCCTATCTATGAGAATTACAAATTATATCTTGGAGCGGCGGGTTTTTCGTTTGACGAAAGCGTAGTTAAAGAAGCGAAAGTTTACGGTATAGGAATAATCCGTCAAGTCGGCGACGCGGTAGAAATAGACGATAGAGACTTGAAGGTTTATTGAGAACTGTTGCGGAATACGACAAATTAAATCCGATAGAAATAATTAAAGGAACGATAAAATAAGAATGCAGGAAAGTTGGAAAACGAAAGGAATTTTTATGTTAAAAGCGGCGATTGTTATGGGTTCACAATCCGATAACCATATTTCGGATAAAGTAGAAGAGATATTTAAAGAGTTTGGCGTCGAATACGAATTGTCGGTGATTTCGGCGCACAGACATCCTGTAAAAATCAAAAAATTTGCGAAAAATCTTGAGAAAAACGGTTTCGGCGTCGTGATTGCGATAGCCGGGCTTGCCGCACATCTGCCGGGAGTGGTCGCAAGTTTAACGGCTTTACCGGTAATAGGGGTGCCTGGAGACGGCGGTCCTATGCAGGGACAGGACGCGCTGTATTCTATAGTTCAAATGCCTGCGGGTATTCCCGTAGCGTGCGTCGGAATCGGAAACGGAAAAAACGCGGCGCTTTTGGCTGTACAGGTTTTGGCGACGGCAAACGACGGTTTGAAAAACAAACTGAAGGAATTTCGTAAAAAATTCGGCGATGATTCGGAATAATCTTTTTGGAATAATTTTTAATGCAAAACAAAAAAATCGAACTTCTTGCGCCTTGCGGAACGATTGAGGCGTTTCACGCGGCGCTTGACGGCGGAGCGGATGCTGTTTATTTGGGGCTTGGAAATTTTAACGCGCGCCAAAGACAGAAGAATTTTACCGCACAGACGCTTTCGTATGTGATTCCGTACGCTCAGAAAAAAGGCGTAAAAGTTTATATTACTATGAATACGCTGGTAAAAGACGGTGAAATACCGCTTTTTATAAACGACTGCACGATTTTGAAGCAATTGAAGCCCGACGCGCTGATAATTCAGGATTGGGGAATGGCGGCGATGTTGAAAAAGTATTTCAGCGAAATTCCGTTGCATGCAAGTACGCAAATGGCGATTCACAATAGTATGCAAGTGAAATTTGCGCAGGATTTCGGCATTTCTCGGGTAGTGCCCGCAAGAGAACTTACGCTTTCGGAAATAAGAAAAATCAAAAATAAAACCGTGTGTGAAATTGAACTCTTTGTGCATGGAGCGTTGTGTTATTCTATTTCCGGTCGATGTTTGGCGTCGTCGTATTTGGGCGGCGCAAGCGGAAATCGCGGACATTGCACACAAGCTTGTCGAAGGTTTTACAGCGAAACGCCGCAAAAAAAAGGATTTTATTTTTCACCGAAAGATTTTTGGGCTATCGACTTTTTGGAAGAATATCAAAACATAGGAATTTCATCGCTGAAAATCGAAGGACGAATGAAAGGCGCCGAATACGTTTATTCTGTGGTAAGCGCGTATCGCGATTTTATTGATGAGAAAATTGATTTGGAAACGGCGAAAGAACGGCTTTCACACGATTTTGGACGGCAAAAATGTACTTTTTTGTTGAATGGAGAAAATTCTACCGCGGTAGTTTCGGCGGCTCGTCAGGCGGGAACTGGAAATTATGCGGGGAAAATTGCAGGCATTGACAAAAGAGGAATTATTTTGGAATCGGACGGCGAAATTCCGCAAGTCGGCGACCGTCTGCGTTTTCATTCGGTTGACGGTGAAGAAGGCGGGGTAGTAAAAGTTGAAGAAGTTATCGCCGAAGAAAACAGCAAATTGATTCGACTTATTGTCGATGGGGATTTCAAGATAAACAGCGATGGCGCACTTTTTATTATTTCGCGAAAAAATCCGATGATTAAGCAGTGGAAAACACGGAAAATTCATGTAAATCCACGAAAATTTGATGTAAAAAAAGGTATTCCAGCCGGAAAAATTATGTCCGAAATTGACAGAAATATAAATCCGAACGGGAAACCGCATCTTTTTTTACGCGGCGACAGCGTAGAGTGGATTAAACAGTTCAAATCCGTCAAAAATGCGAATTACATTTTGAGTGTATCAAAATCGACTTACGAAATTGACTTTACAAAAGAAAAATTGAAAGGCTTTGTTTCTCAAATTATTATCGCTCTTCCGCAGTTTATTCCCCAAGGCGATATTTCATTTTGGAAAAGCGCAGTTGAAAATTATAAAAAAAACGGAATTTCAAAATTTATGATTTCAAATTTGGGCGACAAAGAATTTTTTGGAAAAGACGATAAAATTTATGCCGACTATCCGCTTTGGACTATTAACAGATATACGCAGAAAATGCTTGAAGACTATGGATTTTACGGGTTTTCGTACTCGCCGGAAGACGATATTTTAAATCTGAAACGAAACGGAAACAATGACGGGCTTTTTTGTATTTTTATGAAAATTCCGCTTTTTGTTTCGCGTATAAAACCGGTTTTACAGGATGGGAAATTGGTTTGCGACTCAATGAACGAAAGATTCTTTATAAAAATTAAAGATAATTGTTCCTATCTTTTAAGCGGAGACGTTTTGGGATTAACTCACAGGGTTGATAAATTGTCGGAATTAGGGATAAAAAAATTCGTCTTGGATTTTTCGTTTTTCCCGCCAGGCGATACGACGCTTTTCAGAAACGTTTTGACAAGTTATGAACGCAGAAACCGTATAAGCGGCAGTGTTTTGTTTAATCACAAGGGCGGATTGAAATAACAGTTGGTTAACAATTCGTTCTCTTTTTTCTCCGACCATGAATCTACTACCGTGATTGGAAGGGCAATTTGCGGATAAATCAGTTTCTTTCCTCCTCCGAACGCCGCGAAATTTCCGACAATCTCCGCAACGCATCCAAGTCCGCCGATGTGGCTGACTATCAGCGACGGGTCGATTGAATTGTTTTCAATTAGTTGCAGCGCTCTGCGAATATCTTCGCCCGAGGCTCCCGAACTTCCTACAATATGGTGGCGTTGATAATGAATGTTGTGAAAGTTTATGGGAACGTTAAATTCTTTTTCAAAAGGTCCGGCAAAAAAATTCAAGCAGCCGTCAAACGACAAAAGTAACATTCCCAAATCTACCAAATCGCGCGAAGGGGCAAAAACTACTACATCGTCGATGGTTCCGGCAAGAGAGCGGACAAAATTTTCATCTTGCGAAGAATACGTTTTTATCCTGCCGTCGTTTTTTATTATTTCACACATTGATTTAAGTTTTTCCGGATTTCTGTCGTAAATCAAAAGTTTTGCGAATTTATGCGATTTTTCTCTCCACAATTGCACGGCAAGTTTTCCCATATTCCCGGCGCCGCCCAAAAATATAGTGGTTCCTTCGGGTTTATTTCCGTAAATAGGCTTGAAACTTTCTTGTTTTGTGTGGTACTGCGTTCTAAAAGCTGCAATTATGCAACCGAGCGGTTCTGCAAGTGCCGCCTTGTAAAATCCTTTCCCTGAAAATTCTATAATTGCGCCGTTCTCATAAAATTGTTTGGGAATCTTTATTTTAGTCGCATATCCGCCGGTTTCGCCAAAGGAATGTCCCATAGCCTGCCACTCAAATCCGGTTTCATATACCATCGGTTGAACGATAATGCTCTTACCGACAAGCGTTTTATCTACTCCGTCGCCTACAGCGCTTACTTTTGCGCAAAACTCGTGTCCCAAAATTACCGGATTTTGCAAAAGATTTTTGGGAACTCTGTTGTGTTCCTGTCCTAGTTGTGCGACCTTGCAGCAAGAAGCGCAAACTGCGCAACAAATTACGTCTGCGAGAATTTCGTGTTCTTTCGGCGGCGAAATATATATCGTTTCGCGACGTAAATCAC contains the following coding sequences:
- the purE gene encoding 5-(carboxyamino)imidazole ribonucleotide mutase, which translates into the protein MLKAAIVMGSQSDNHISDKVEEIFKEFGVEYELSVISAHRHPVKIKKFAKNLEKNGFGVVIAIAGLAAHLPGVVASLTALPVIGVPGDGGPMQGQDALYSIVQMPAGIPVACVGIGNGKNAALLAVQVLATANDGLKNKLKEFRKKFGDDSE
- a CDS encoding alcohol dehydrogenase catalytic domain-containing protein, producing the protein MESDAIRLYGKRDLRRETIYISPPKEHEILADVICCAVCASCCKVAQLGQEHNRVPKNLLQNPVILGHEFCAKVSAVGDGVDKTLVGKSIIVQPMVYETGFEWQAMGHSFGETGGYATKIKIPKQFYENGAIIEFSGKGFYKAALAEPLGCIIAAFRTQYHTKQESFKPIYGNKPEGTTIFLGGAGNMGKLAVQLWREKSHKFAKLLIYDRNPEKLKSMCEIIKNDGRIKTYSSQDENFVRSLAGTIDDVVVFAPSRDLVDLGMLLLSFDGCLNFFAGPFEKEFNVPINFHNIHYQRHHIVGSSGASGEDIRRALQLIENNSIDPSLIVSHIGGLGCVAEIVGNFAAFGGGKKLIYPQIALPITVVDSWSEKKENELLTNCYFNPPL
- a CDS encoding NERD domain-containing protein → MEKETEMLLQDLIKRQAEARDQIKENAKGFAELREQQKKIAEESEKRSKKIDEKLDRLNEIVNRVNNNIGYHAEQYFQTVFEKKLSFGKETYYYMLPNLKYSRKGKSAEFDIVLVNGESVAIIEAKNRIHPDFIKEIALNKVSQFREYFPIYENYKLYLGAAGFSFDESVVKEAKVYGIGIIRQVGDAVEIDDRDLKVY
- a CDS encoding U32 family peptidase; its protein translation is MQNKKIELLAPCGTIEAFHAALDGGADAVYLGLGNFNARQRQKNFTAQTLSYVIPYAQKKGVKVYITMNTLVKDGEIPLFINDCTILKQLKPDALIIQDWGMAAMLKKYFSEIPLHASTQMAIHNSMQVKFAQDFGISRVVPARELTLSEIRKIKNKTVCEIELFVHGALCYSISGRCLASSYLGGASGNRGHCTQACRRFYSETPQKKGFYFSPKDFWAIDFLEEYQNIGISSLKIEGRMKGAEYVYSVVSAYRDFIDEKIDLETAKERLSHDFGRQKCTFLLNGENSTAVVSAARQAGTGNYAGKIAGIDKRGIILESDGEIPQVGDRLRFHSVDGEEGGVVKVEEVIAEENSKLIRLIVDGDFKINSDGALFIISRKNPMIKQWKTRKIHVNPRKFDVKKGIPAGKIMSEIDRNINPNGKPHLFLRGDSVEWIKQFKSVKNANYILSVSKSTYEIDFTKEKLKGFVSQIIIALPQFIPQGDISFWKSAVENYKKNGISKFMISNLGDKEFFGKDDKIYADYPLWTINRYTQKMLEDYGFYGFSYSPEDDILNLKRNGNNDGLFCIFMKIPLFVSRIKPVLQDGKLVCDSMNERFFIKIKDNCSYLLSGDVLGLTHRVDKLSELGIKKFVLDFSFFPPGDTTLFRNVLTSYERRNRISGSVLFNHKGGLK